The Pricia mediterranea genome includes a window with the following:
- the rplI gene encoding 50S ribosomal protein L9, producing the protein MELILKQDVEHLGFKDDLVDVKNGYGRNYLIPRGMATMATPSAKKVLEENLRQRAHKEKTAVDSAKRTAEALKTLDIKIPAKVGAADKLFGSVTAADLSNVLAKDGHEIDKKFIAIKGGAIKRAGPYTADIRLHREVVMEFDFEVVSDQQ; encoded by the coding sequence ATGGAACTTATACTAAAACAAGACGTAGAGCATTTGGGCTTCAAGGATGATCTCGTAGACGTAAAGAACGGGTACGGTAGAAATTACTTGATTCCCAGAGGCATGGCAACAATGGCAACACCTTCTGCCAAAAAGGTTTTGGAAGAGAACTTGCGCCAGAGGGCCCATAAGGAAAAAACGGCTGTCGACTCGGCCAAAAGAACGGCGGAAGCCCTGAAGACATTGGATATTAAGATACCGGCCAAGGTAGGAGCCGCCGACAAATTGTTCGGTTCGGTCACCGCTGCGGATCTTTCGAACGTGCTGGCCAAGGACGGTCATGAAATCGATAAAAAATTCATCGCTATCAAGGGAGGCGCAATTAAAAGAGCCGGACCCTACACAGCGGATATACGGCTACACAGAGAGGTTGTGATGGAATTCGATTTTGAAGTGGTCTCCGATCAGCAGTAA
- a CDS encoding DUF6495 family protein, with protein MKYRRLTQQQLEELKPEFVNFLATQSITGEEWKQIKADKPKVAEEELDVFSDLVWEGVLSKVDYLENISPQHMHLFYCAEKEMKLLSVKLMNPDIDLTTKIGFDWFKKNWQSDFVEYLTASKAYTEDPGLDKFKLIEQGAVITKGELYQWFEKVIGPSAQ; from the coding sequence ATGAAATATAGAAGACTGACCCAACAACAATTGGAGGAGCTGAAACCGGAATTCGTTAATTTTCTGGCTACCCAGTCCATCACGGGTGAGGAATGGAAACAAATCAAAGCCGACAAGCCCAAGGTCGCCGAGGAAGAACTCGATGTCTTTAGCGACTTGGTCTGGGAGGGCGTATTGTCAAAGGTCGATTATCTGGAAAACATATCGCCACAACATATGCATTTATTCTATTGTGCGGAAAAGGAGATGAAACTGCTTTCGGTCAAGTTAATGAATCCCGATATCGACCTGACCACCAAAATAGGCTTCGATTGGTTCAAGAAGAACTGGCAATCCGATTTTGTGGAATACCTGACCGCTTCAAAAGCGTATACGGAAGATCCCGGTTTAGACAAGTTCAAGTTGATAGAGCAGGGGGCGGTTATCACAAAAGGGGAGCTGTACCAATGGTTCGAAAAGGTAATCGGTCCGTCCGCCCAGTAG
- the hisS gene encoding histidine--tRNA ligase, producing the protein MAKKPSIPKGTRDFTPTEVAKRNYIVDIVKKHFEIFGFQPIETPSFENSDTLMGKYGDEGDRLIFKILNSGDFLRKVDEATYARRDTSALTTKISEKALRYDLTVPFARYVVMNQNDIDFPFKRYQIQPVWRADRPQKGRFREFYQCDADVVGADSLLQEVEFVQLYDAVFSDLGLDGVNIKINNRKILAGIAEAIGAKDLLVDFTVALDKLDKIGADGVKKEMSDKGISEESIAKVEPLFSLTGSNSEQLSVLKNLLSNSVDGSKGVEELTYIFETVEALGLKSAELSIDVTLARGLNYYTGAILEVEAPSGVDMGSIGGGGRYDDLTGIFGLPDVSGVGISFGLDRIYLVLEELGRFPETLEQSLEILCLNFGDKEAMAALRLVSQLREAGFKADLYPSDAKIQKQFKYANKRNVPYVILIGEKELAEESFVVKDMESGSQDTYALKNWDDFMQHLKQK; encoded by the coding sequence ATGGCAAAAAAACCGAGTATTCCCAAAGGCACCCGGGATTTTACTCCCACAGAGGTCGCAAAACGCAATTATATTGTGGATATTGTGAAAAAGCATTTCGAGATTTTTGGTTTTCAGCCTATTGAAACCCCTTCTTTCGAAAACTCTGACACCCTCATGGGGAAGTACGGCGACGAGGGCGATCGGTTGATATTTAAGATTTTGAACTCGGGGGATTTTCTGCGGAAAGTGGATGAAGCCACTTATGCTAGGAGGGATACCAGCGCTCTAACTACAAAAATATCCGAAAAAGCACTTCGTTACGACCTGACCGTACCCTTCGCCCGTTACGTTGTCATGAATCAAAACGACATTGATTTTCCTTTCAAACGCTATCAGATACAACCGGTATGGCGGGCCGATCGACCGCAAAAGGGACGCTTTCGGGAATTTTACCAGTGCGATGCCGACGTGGTCGGGGCGGACTCCCTGCTGCAGGAGGTTGAGTTCGTACAACTATACGATGCGGTCTTTTCGGACCTAGGTCTTGATGGGGTCAACATCAAAATCAACAATCGTAAAATTTTGGCGGGTATCGCCGAAGCCATCGGAGCAAAAGACCTACTGGTCGATTTTACCGTGGCATTGGACAAGTTGGATAAAATAGGGGCCGATGGCGTAAAAAAGGAGATGTCCGATAAAGGTATTTCCGAGGAGTCCATCGCGAAAGTGGAACCCCTGTTTTCATTGACCGGAAGTAATTCGGAGCAGCTGTCCGTCTTAAAAAATCTTTTGTCCAACTCCGTAGATGGTAGCAAGGGTGTTGAAGAGCTAACCTATATCTTCGAAACCGTCGAGGCCTTGGGCCTTAAGTCCGCAGAACTTTCCATAGACGTGACCTTGGCTCGGGGGCTGAATTACTATACGGGCGCCATTTTGGAGGTCGAGGCCCCGTCAGGGGTGGATATGGGGTCCATCGGGGGCGGGGGACGCTACGATGACCTCACGGGAATCTTTGGATTGCCGGATGTCAGCGGGGTGGGAATCTCGTTCGGGTTGGATCGTATTTATTTGGTGTTGGAGGAATTGGGACGCTTCCCTGAAACTTTGGAGCAAAGTTTGGAGATTCTCTGCCTGAATTTTGGGGACAAGGAGGCGATGGCTGCCTTAAGACTGGTAAGCCAGCTTAGGGAAGCAGGATTCAAAGCTGATCTCTATCCCTCGGATGCCAAAATTCAAAAACAGTTCAAATACGCCAATAAACGGAACGTGCCCTACGTGATACTGATCGGTGAAAAAGAATTGGCGGAAGAATCGTTCGTGGTCAAGGATATGGAGAGCGGAAGTCAAGATACCTACGCCCTGAAAAATTGGGACGATTTTATGCAACATCTTAAACAGAAGTAG
- a CDS encoding NUDIX hydrolase, protein MDELVDILDSQGNLTGKTALKSEAHKNGWPHPTVHVWFFTSDGKVLLQQRAKNKSTFPLLWDVSVAGHVNAGEPIKEAAIREVREEIGLDILKDDLQKIAVFRATHKHPEDIIDREFHHVFLSGLKVGLQTLTKQESEVNALTLMPLLRFAEETWGLANPGKYVPHGAEYYQSVVKAIKGRIEGSTEAHDA, encoded by the coding sequence ATGGACGAATTAGTGGACATTCTCGATTCCCAAGGAAACCTTACCGGTAAAACCGCCCTTAAATCGGAGGCGCATAAAAACGGATGGCCCCATCCTACGGTACATGTATGGTTTTTTACTTCGGATGGAAAAGTTCTGCTCCAACAACGAGCCAAGAACAAAAGCACCTTTCCTCTGCTATGGGATGTTTCCGTAGCGGGACATGTCAATGCCGGGGAACCTATCAAAGAAGCAGCTATTAGGGAGGTCCGCGAGGAAATTGGACTCGATATTCTCAAGGATGACTTGCAGAAAATCGCGGTTTTTAGAGCGACTCACAAACATCCGGAGGATATAATAGACCGTGAATTTCACCATGTCTTCCTGTCCGGATTAAAAGTTGGGTTGCAAACGCTCACCAAACAGGAAAGCGAGGTCAACGCCCTGACCTTGATGCCCCTTCTCCGTTTCGCCGAAGAAACCTGGGGTTTGGCCAATCCGGGGAAATATGTGCCTCACGGCGCGGAATACTACCAAAGCGTTGTAAAGGCAATTAAGGGACGAATAGAAGGATCGACTGAAGCCCATGATGCTTGA
- a CDS encoding M42 family metallopeptidase — translation MAKKDILNDKSLQFLENYLNNASPTGYESEGQKLWMKYLKPYVDTFITDTYGTAVGVINPDAEFKVVIEGHSDEISWYVNYITDNGLIYVIRNGGSDHQIAPSKWVNIHTKKGMVKGVFGWPAIHTRDKSDEKPPKLDNIFIDIGAKDKEAVEKLGVHVGCVITYPDEFQILNEDKFVCRAIDNRAGGFMVAEVARLLHENNKELPFGLYITNSVQEEIGLRGAEMITQRIKPNVAIITDVCHDTTTPMIEKKTQGHTEIGKGPVISYAPAVQNKLRERILDTAEKQDIPFQRMAASRATGTDTDAFAYSNGGVASALISLPLRYMHTTVEMIHRDDMENVIRLIYETLLNIKDGETFSYFD, via the coding sequence ATGGCCAAAAAAGATATTTTAAACGACAAATCCCTGCAATTTTTAGAAAATTACCTGAACAATGCCTCTCCGACCGGATATGAGTCGGAAGGACAGAAGTTATGGATGAAATACCTCAAACCCTATGTGGACACGTTTATCACGGATACCTACGGCACTGCCGTCGGTGTCATCAATCCCGATGCGGAGTTTAAGGTGGTCATCGAGGGGCATTCGGATGAGATTTCGTGGTATGTCAACTATATCACCGATAATGGATTGATCTACGTCATTCGAAACGGAGGCAGCGACCATCAGATCGCTCCTTCAAAATGGGTGAACATCCATACCAAAAAAGGTATGGTAAAAGGGGTCTTCGGATGGCCGGCCATTCATACCCGTGATAAATCGGATGAGAAACCGCCCAAATTGGACAATATCTTTATAGATATCGGGGCAAAGGACAAGGAGGCGGTCGAAAAGCTGGGCGTACACGTCGGATGCGTCATCACCTATCCCGATGAGTTCCAAATTTTGAACGAGGATAAATTCGTCTGTAGGGCCATTGACAACCGCGCCGGAGGGTTCATGGTCGCCGAGGTAGCGCGCTTACTGCACGAAAACAACAAGGAACTCCCGTTCGGTCTCTACATCACCAATTCCGTTCAAGAGGAAATCGGACTGCGCGGCGCGGAGATGATTACCCAGCGTATCAAGCCCAACGTGGCCATTATCACCGATGTCTGCCATGATACCACTACCCCAATGATCGAAAAGAAGACCCAGGGCCATACCGAGATCGGGAAGGGCCCCGTCATCTCCTACGCCCCTGCGGTTCAGAACAAACTGCGCGAGCGGATTTTGGATACGGCCGAAAAACAAGATATCCCTTTTCAACGCATGGCGGCCTCCCGGGCCACCGGAACGGACACCGATGCCTTTGCCTACAGCAACGGCGGGGTAGCATCCGCCCTGATTTCTTTGCCATTGCGTTATATGCACACCACCGTCGAGATGATACATCGCGATGATATGGAGAACGTCATCCGGTTGATTTACGAAACGTTGCTGAACATTAAGGACGGGGAGACTTTTAGCTATTTTGATTGA
- a CDS encoding DUF4294 domain-containing protein, whose product MKTSRLILLFLFFGVVGYTQVREQPMDSVTEKMIIVEGDSIFRSSIDLDEVYLFGNLKFDSYKDKLRYYILRRKTLKVYPYAKMAAERLVELNDSISKIKKRRHQRRYTRKVQKFIENEFSAELKKLTRTEGQILVKLIHRQTGTTAFDLVKELRTGWRAFWYNTTASLFSISLKEEFHPDRIHEDYQIEDILQRAFASYRLERQESVLDYDYAQLTDKWGPASAKQ is encoded by the coding sequence ATGAAAACTAGTCGTTTAATTTTACTTTTTTTGTTCTTCGGGGTTGTTGGTTACACCCAGGTCAGGGAACAGCCGATGGACTCCGTGACCGAGAAGATGATCATTGTCGAGGGGGATTCCATTTTTAGGAGTTCCATCGATCTAGACGAGGTCTATCTGTTCGGGAACCTCAAATTCGATTCCTACAAGGATAAGCTACGGTATTATATTCTCCGCCGAAAGACCCTGAAGGTATATCCGTATGCCAAAATGGCCGCGGAACGGCTGGTCGAATTGAACGATAGCATCTCGAAAATCAAAAAAAGAAGACATCAGAGACGCTATACCCGTAAAGTTCAAAAGTTTATTGAGAACGAGTTTTCGGCCGAACTCAAGAAATTGACGCGCACCGAGGGCCAGATTTTGGTTAAATTGATCCACCGGCAGACCGGCACCACCGCTTTCGACTTGGTCAAGGAACTGCGGACCGGCTGGCGTGCTTTTTGGTATAATACCACGGCCAGTTTATTCAGCATCAGTCTTAAAGAAGAATTTCACCCCGACCGTATTCACGAAGACTATCAAATCGAGGATATTCTGCAGCGTGCCTTTGCCTCTTATCGACTGGAACGCCAGGAATCGGTTTTGGACTACGATTACGCCCAGCTCACCGATAAGTGGGGGCCTGCAAGCGCCAAGCAGTAG
- a CDS encoding DUF6095 family protein — translation MHTDKALLVKGIKYLAYTIALMFTAPVVIYQAFKNQEHSWYWPVLIIGLILGIAAIAMGFYSIKVFLDALFRKKEDSR, via the coding sequence ATGCATACGGACAAGGCACTTCTCGTAAAAGGAATCAAATATCTCGCATATACCATTGCCCTGATGTTCACGGCCCCTGTCGTCATCTACCAAGCCTTCAAAAATCAAGAACATTCCTGGTACTGGCCGGTACTGATCATCGGTCTGATACTGGGTATTGCGGCAATCGCAATGGGGTTTTATAGCATCAAGGTTTTTCTGGATGCATTATTCAGAAAGAAGGAGGATAGTCGTTAG
- a CDS encoding glycerate kinase: protein MRFLLIPDKFKGSLDAKEVIQAISRGILRIYPKAKIHSVLASDGGDGFLNAVSGNLNVREIAIDTVDPLQRKRQAVYLFDSANNTAYIELAKASGLELLTKDERDVMRTSTYGTGLQIRHAIEQGATEIYLGLGGSATNDGGIGIATALGYRFLDASGKELKPMGGNLLKIATIEKRSGAMDVSGVNFYAVNDVDNPLYGRQGAAYVYAQQKGATDESTRILDEGLRNLARVVAEVLNKEAADLPGAGAAGGTAYGLNVFLDAKFISGIDFLLELAHVHQLLKACPFDYIITGEGKIDKQTLHGKLIQGVVDIGEQYKIPVIAVCGQSDIEANGPKSISVKRILEITDTSKPLQYSMDNAAQLVEDSIATYFENSKGQEGNQNDP, encoded by the coding sequence ATGAGATTTTTACTGATCCCGGATAAATTTAAGGGTTCTTTGGATGCCAAGGAAGTAATCCAGGCTATTTCCAGAGGAATCCTACGGATCTACCCCAAAGCCAAGATTCATTCCGTTTTAGCCTCCGACGGGGGGGATGGTTTTCTGAACGCGGTGTCCGGAAATTTGAACGTTCGGGAAATCGCGATAGACACGGTCGACCCTTTACAGCGTAAAAGACAAGCGGTCTATCTCTTTGATAGCGCCAACAATACAGCCTACATCGAACTGGCGAAAGCCTCTGGCCTCGAGCTGTTGACGAAAGATGAGCGTGACGTGATGCGGACCTCTACGTACGGAACCGGCCTTCAAATACGCCATGCTATCGAACAAGGTGCGACCGAAATCTACCTGGGACTGGGAGGAAGTGCCACTAACGATGGGGGAATAGGAATTGCCACAGCATTGGGATATCGTTTTTTGGATGCTTCGGGCAAGGAACTGAAGCCGATGGGAGGTAACCTCCTTAAAATAGCAACAATCGAAAAAAGGAGCGGGGCCATGGATGTATCCGGAGTGAACTTTTATGCAGTAAACGACGTCGACAATCCCCTTTACGGAAGACAGGGTGCGGCTTACGTCTATGCACAACAAAAAGGGGCGACCGACGAGAGCACCCGAATATTGGATGAGGGCTTGCGAAATCTGGCCCGCGTTGTTGCCGAAGTGTTGAACAAGGAGGCGGCAGACTTACCGGGTGCCGGTGCCGCCGGGGGTACCGCTTACGGCCTAAACGTTTTTCTTGACGCCAAATTCATTTCAGGGATCGATTTTTTGCTTGAACTGGCCCACGTGCACCAATTGTTAAAGGCTTGCCCGTTTGACTATATTATCACAGGGGAAGGGAAAATTGATAAGCAGACGTTGCACGGCAAACTGATCCAGGGGGTTGTTGATATTGGAGAGCAATACAAAATTCCGGTGATAGCTGTCTGCGGCCAGTCAGATATCGAAGCTAACGGGCCGAAATCCATTAGTGTGAAGCGTATTTTGGAAATAACGGATACCTCAAAACCATTGCAGTACAGCATGGATAACGCCGCACAGCTTGTTGAGGACAGTATCGCGACATACTTCGAAAATAGTAAAGGACAAGAAGGGAATCAGAACGATCCGTAA
- a CDS encoding TlpA family protein disulfide reductase: protein MNKTFFIFFLGVLVGCGKGEKISPNAFFAGEIVNPTSEYVVLYKGDVALDSAKLDKQNRFAITIDSVVEGLYHFNHEPELQYVYFEKGDSLMMRLNTLYFDESLVYWGRGEEINNFLLELFLANEEEAEIVRSYYKLETEDFVHKIDSLKQTRLDALAALKDGIDLSEKKEKIAKASVVYTYNTYKEKYPFKHKKYTGENVIDDLPESFYDYRANLTFDDSDLTYLRPYYNFMNNHMGNLSYMTCTHDCALKEGTARNPLHFNVHKLQLIDSLVKEKELKDNLFRHVAFNYLLSTNDVGENNSKFIERLHQLSDNNRHMQEIDVLYQGINNIQPDKKIPDVTVSDRDGNIISLPEIAGNNKTVFYFWSGTNRSHFDYMNQRISLLVDKNPDYRFVGINIRTPESVWKGLLETTDLDQEMQYRATDFGTLTKSLVINRLNKCIITDNGLIVDAFADVYGSF, encoded by the coding sequence ATGAACAAAACGTTTTTTATTTTTTTTCTGGGCGTGCTGGTAGGATGCGGGAAAGGAGAAAAAATATCCCCCAATGCATTTTTTGCCGGGGAAATCGTTAATCCCACTAGCGAATACGTGGTACTCTACAAGGGAGATGTTGCGCTCGATTCAGCAAAGTTGGACAAGCAGAATAGGTTCGCCATCACCATCGACTCGGTCGTCGAGGGACTATATCATTTTAATCATGAGCCCGAACTGCAGTATGTGTACTTCGAGAAAGGCGATAGCCTGATGATGCGGCTCAATACCCTTTATTTTGACGAGTCCCTCGTATATTGGGGAAGAGGGGAAGAAATCAATAACTTTCTTTTAGAACTTTTTTTGGCGAACGAGGAGGAAGCCGAGATAGTACGTTCCTATTATAAATTAGAAACGGAGGATTTCGTCCATAAAATCGATTCTCTAAAACAAACGCGGCTCGATGCTCTTGCAGCCCTTAAAGATGGGATCGATCTGTCGGAGAAAAAAGAAAAAATCGCTAAGGCCAGTGTAGTCTATACCTATAACACCTATAAAGAAAAATATCCCTTTAAACATAAAAAATATACAGGGGAAAACGTCATCGACGACCTGCCCGAGAGTTTTTATGATTATCGGGCAAATCTGACCTTTGACGATTCGGACCTTACGTACCTTCGTCCCTACTATAATTTTATGAACAACCATATGGGCAACCTGTCGTACATGACCTGCACCCATGATTGCGCCCTTAAAGAAGGTACGGCACGCAACCCCTTGCATTTCAACGTACATAAACTACAATTGATCGACAGCTTGGTCAAGGAAAAGGAACTGAAGGACAATCTGTTCAGGCATGTTGCCTTCAATTACTTATTAAGCACCAATGATGTAGGGGAAAACAATTCAAAGTTTATCGAACGTTTGCACCAACTCTCCGACAATAACCGGCACATGCAAGAAATCGATGTGCTCTACCAGGGCATCAATAACATTCAACCTGATAAAAAAATACCGGATGTGACGGTTTCCGATAGGGACGGAAATATAATCTCGTTGCCGGAAATAGCCGGGAACAATAAAACCGTTTTCTATTTTTGGTCGGGCACGAACCGTAGCCACTTCGATTATATGAATCAAAGAATTTCCCTGCTCGTCGATAAAAACCCCGATTATCGATTCGTCGGCATTAATATAAGAACTCCTGAATCTGTTTGGAAAGGCCTCTTGGAGACCACTGACCTGGATCAAGAAATGCAATACCGTGCTACTGACTTCGGAACACTCACCAAATCACTGGTTATCAATCGGCTCAATAAATGTATCATTACCGATAATGGTCTTATCGTCGATGCTTTCGCCGATGTTTACGGATCGTTCTGA
- a CDS encoding ABC-F family ATP-binding cassette domain-containing protein, with the protein MLSVSNLSVQFGKRVLFDEVNVTFTQGNCYGVIGANGAGKSTFLKILSGQVDPTSGRVSLEPGKRMSILEQDHNAYDTSTVLETVVMGNKPLFDIKQQIDALYADYTDENADKIGELQVEFEEMNGWNADSDAAALLSNLGISEELHYMTMAEMDSKLKVRVLLAQALFGNPDVLIMDEPTNDLDYETIHWLENFLANYENTVIVVSHDRHFLDTVCTSIADIDFGKMNLYSGNYTFWYESSQLAARQRAQQNKKAEEKAKELQEFIARFSANVAKSKQATSRKKMLSKLKVEDIKPSSRRYPAIIFDREREAGDQILNVDKLSASTEDGEPLFENVNINLAKGDKVAIISKDSRATTAFYEILNGNKKADSGSFQWGITTNQSYLPADNSDFFQENINLVDWLRQWAKTEEEREEVYIRGFLGKMLFSGEEALKKCTVLSGGEKVRCMLSRMMMLRANVLMLDEPTNHLDLESITAFNNSLKNFKGTVMFTTHDHEFAQTVANRIIELTPKGNIDRYLTFEEYMSDKALREQRDKMYAVPA; encoded by the coding sequence ATGTTGTCGGTATCAAATTTATCCGTTCAATTCGGAAAAAGGGTTTTGTTCGACGAAGTGAACGTGACCTTTACGCAGGGAAACTGTTATGGCGTCATCGGCGCCAATGGGGCAGGGAAGTCCACTTTTCTTAAAATCCTTTCCGGACAGGTAGATCCGACTTCGGGCCGGGTAAGCCTCGAACCGGGCAAAAGGATGTCCATTTTAGAGCAGGACCATAATGCCTATGATACTTCAACGGTTTTGGAAACGGTCGTAATGGGCAACAAGCCTTTATTTGATATCAAGCAGCAAATCGATGCCCTGTACGCCGATTATACAGATGAAAATGCCGATAAGATCGGAGAATTGCAGGTAGAGTTCGAGGAGATGAACGGATGGAATGCCGACAGTGATGCGGCAGCTTTGCTATCCAACTTAGGCATTTCCGAAGAGTTGCATTATATGACCATGGCTGAAATGGATTCCAAATTGAAGGTACGCGTACTATTGGCCCAAGCGCTCTTTGGAAACCCCGATGTACTAATTATGGACGAACCTACCAACGACCTGGATTATGAGACGATCCATTGGTTGGAGAATTTTCTGGCCAATTATGAAAATACCGTCATCGTTGTTTCCCACGACCGCCATTTTTTGGATACGGTCTGTACCAGTATTGCCGACATCGATTTTGGGAAGATGAACCTTTATTCGGGCAATTATACATTTTGGTACGAAAGCAGTCAGTTGGCAGCACGTCAGCGTGCGCAGCAGAACAAAAAGGCAGAGGAAAAAGCCAAGGAGCTGCAAGAGTTCATCGCTCGATTTAGCGCCAATGTGGCAAAGAGCAAACAGGCCACCTCGCGCAAGAAAATGTTATCGAAATTAAAGGTGGAGGATATCAAACCTTCAAGCCGAAGATACCCCGCCATCATTTTTGATCGTGAGCGGGAAGCGGGCGATCAGATATTGAACGTCGATAAGTTGTCCGCCTCAACGGAAGATGGCGAGCCTCTTTTTGAAAATGTGAACATCAATCTGGCCAAGGGGGACAAGGTGGCTATTATTTCGAAGGATTCCCGGGCGACGACCGCCTTTTATGAAATCCTCAACGGCAATAAAAAAGCCGATTCCGGTTCTTTTCAGTGGGGTATAACCACCAACCAGTCTTATCTTCCGGCCGACAACTCGGATTTTTTCCAAGAAAATATAAATTTGGTAGATTGGCTCCGCCAATGGGCCAAGACCGAGGAGGAAAGGGAAGAGGTGTACATCCGCGGATTTTTAGGGAAAATGCTGTTTAGTGGCGAAGAAGCCCTAAAAAAATGTACGGTGCTGTCCGGGGGAGAAAAAGTACGATGTATGCTGAGCCGAATGATGATGTTACGTGCCAATGTATTAATGCTCGACGAACCTACGAACCACTTGGACTTGGAGAGTATTACCGCATTCAATAATTCTTTGAAGAATTTTAAGGGCACCGTAATGTTCACCACACATGACCACGAATTTGCGCAAACCGTCGCCAATCGAATCATCGAATTGACGCCTAAGGGCAACATTGACAGATATTTGACGTTTGAAGAGTATATGTCTGACAAGGCATTGCGGGAGCAACGGGACAAAATGTACGCTGTACCTGCTTAG